The Neurospora crassa OR74A linkage group IV, whole genome shotgun sequence genome has a segment encoding these proteins:
- a CDS encoding squalene epoxidase: MTIEADSAEVRNAQRREKFHEADVVVVGAGVFGCAAAYALANQGRSVILLERWMHEPDRIVGELLQPGGLQALQKLGLGHCVEGIDAITCYGYHVVFHGEEVAIPYPVVDDQGKVYSGEAAARVESTATTTTSNGTAGKANSGPKLRRPEGRSFHHGRFISQLRKACAGHPNITIFETTVTSVIRGSHSNQVLGVETLTTTDRDTGEKQPDFFFGQLTLIADGYDSKFRKQLLPSGPDTTPVVRSKFYALELIDCPFPPSGYGHVVIGKTSPILLYQIGTHETRALIDVPLDLPAASAANGGVRGYIENTVVPTLPSSVRPSVLAALKDGKIPRSMPNSYLPASGKANTARTPGVLLLGDAYNMRHPLTGGGMTVAFSDVVLLASLLHPDRVPNLADSAAIETAMKEFHWRRKAWTSIINTLAQALYSLFAANDWQLDALRKGCFRYFQMGGAKTDEPVALMGGLLQRPVVLARHFFTVAFVAIWLHMCERVGSVWGLWRAPLVLVEAVLILWKACVVFLPTIWKEAN, from the coding sequence ATGACGATCGAAGCTGACTCCGCCGAGGTCCGCAATGCGCAGCGGCGAGAGAAGTTCCACGAGGCCGATGTGGTAGTAGTAGGCGCCGGCGTCTTTGGTTGCGCGGCCGCGTACGCGCTTGCCAACCAGGGCCGGAGCGTGATCCTACTCGAGAGATGGATGCACGAGCCCGACCGGATAGTGGGCGAGTTGCTACAGCCCGGAGGTTTACAAGCGCTGCAGAAGCTCGGGCTGGGCCACTGCGTCGAAGGGATCGATGCCATCACCTGCTACGGATACCACGTCGTCTTCcacggggaggaggtggccATTCCTTACCCGGTGGTGGACGACCAAGGAAAGGTGTACTCTGGCGAAGCGGCCGCACGGGTAGAgtcgacggcgacgacaacgacaagcaACGGGACAGCAGGCAAGGCAAATAGCGGGCCCAAGCTACGACGACCCGAAGGCCGATCATTCCACCACGGCCGCTTCATCAGCCAACTCCGCAAGGCCTGCGCCGGCCaccccaacatcaccatcttcgAAACAACCGTGACCTCGGTCATCCGGGGCTCGCACTCCAACCAAGTCCTCGGCGTCGagaccctcaccaccactgaCCGCGACACCGGCGAAAAACAGCCTGACTTCTTCTTTGGCCAACTAACCCTCATCGCCGACGGCTACGACTCCAAATTCCGCAAACAGCTCCTGCCTTCCGGCCCCGACACCACCCCTGTCGTGCGCTCCAAGTTCTACGCCCTCGAACTCATCGACTGCCCGTTCCCCCCTTCCGGCTACGGGCACGTCGTCATCGGCAAAACCTCGCCCATTCTATTGTATCAGATCGGCACGCACGAAACCCGTGCCCTCATCGACGTCCCGCTCGACCTCCCTGCCGCTTCGGCAGCCAACGGCGGCGTAAGGGGATACATCGAGAACACCGTCGTGCCCACTCTCCCTTCCTCCGTCCGCCCTTCGGTCCTCGCCGCCCTAAAAGACGGCAAGATCCCCCGCTCCATGCCCAACTCTTATCTCCCCGCTTCAGGGAAAGCCAACACGGCCCGCACCCCCGGCGTTCTGCTGCTAGGAGATGCGTACAACATGCGCCACCCCTTGACGGGGGGCGGCATGACCGTCGCCTTTTCCGATGTGGTCCTTTTGGCGTCCCTTTTGCATCCCGATCGGGTACCCAACCTCGCTGACTCGGCTGCTATCGAAACCGCCATGAAGGAATTCCACTGGCGTCGCAAGGCGTGGACGAGTATCATCAACACCCTGGCCCAGGCGCTGTATTCGCTTTTTGCGGCCAACGATTGGCAGCTTGATGCCTTGAGGAAGGGCTGCTTCCGGTACTTCCAGATGGGAGGCGCAAAGACGGATGAACCCGTGGCGTTGATGGGCGGACTTTTGCAACGGCCCGTGGTGCTGGCGAGACATTTCTTCACGGTGGCGTTTGTGGCCATCTGGTTGCATATGTGTGAGCGGGTGGGCAGTGTGTGGGGATTGTGGAGGGCgccgttggtgttggttgaAGCGGTCTTGATTCTTTGGAAGGCGTGTGTGGTGTTTTTGCCGACGATTTGGAAGGAGGCTAATTGA